A portion of the Pedobacter cryoconitis genome contains these proteins:
- a CDS encoding SRPBCC family protein — translation METANHTPITVETTVNLPIAKVWESWSQPAHITKWNNASPDWHSPYADNDLRKDGRFKTTMAAKDGSVSFDFEGVYTDVKEHELIEYTMGDGRKVKISFSCDGDQTKVTETFDPESTHPVDMQRAGWQAILDNFKTYTEKNF, via the coding sequence ATGGAAACTGCAAATCACACACCTATTACGGTGGAAACCACGGTTAATTTACCCATAGCTAAAGTATGGGAATCATGGAGCCAGCCTGCACATATTACCAAATGGAATAACGCATCGCCCGACTGGCATTCTCCTTATGCAGACAATGACCTGCGTAAGGATGGTAGGTTCAAAACTACGATGGCCGCTAAAGATGGCAGCGTTAGCTTTGATTTTGAAGGAGTATATACCGATGTAAAAGAGCATGAGCTTATCGAATATACCATGGGAGATGGAAGAAAAGTAAAAATCTCTTTTAGCTGCGATGGGGATCAAACTAAAGTCACTGAAACTTTTGATCCCGAAAGCACACATCCGGTTGACATGCAACGGGCTGGCTGGCAGGCTATTCTGGATAACTTTAAGACTTATACAGAAAAGAACTTTTAG
- a CDS encoding 3-keto-disaccharide hydrolase, with amino-acid sequence MYRKFLVLSLGSLLTFAAADTLYAADHSPTIHLKNAATAKELIGRWDINMDENGKTVPSWLEVKLSGNSTLTGYFVGVSGSARPIAKITFKEGKFSFTIPPQWEKGDQDFVIEGELTGDEIHGTLVTSEGKKYNWKGVKAPYLYRTAPVTWAKPIALFNGKDLTGWKAMGENQWVVKNGVLTSPHSGANLISDQKFTDFKLHVEFKYQKGSNSGVYLRGRYEVQIEDSPKDAHPSSVLFSGVYGFLPPNQIAALGPDQWQTYDITLIGRMVTVVANGKTIISNQEIPGITGGALDSKEGEPGPIYFQGDHGPIEFRKIIITPIK; translated from the coding sequence ATGTATCGAAAATTTCTTGTTTTAAGTTTAGGCAGTCTGCTCACCTTCGCGGCGGCTGATACTTTGTATGCAGCAGACCATTCCCCAACAATTCATCTGAAAAATGCAGCAACAGCAAAAGAATTAATAGGGCGCTGGGATATCAATATGGATGAAAATGGTAAAACTGTACCATCCTGGTTAGAAGTTAAACTTTCTGGCAACAGCACACTGACCGGTTATTTTGTTGGTGTTTCAGGAAGCGCCCGCCCAATCGCTAAAATCACTTTTAAGGAAGGCAAATTCAGTTTCACTATTCCACCACAATGGGAAAAAGGAGATCAGGACTTTGTGATAGAAGGCGAACTAACAGGAGATGAAATTCATGGAACTTTGGTTACCAGCGAAGGTAAAAAATACAATTGGAAAGGTGTGAAAGCCCCTTACCTGTACAGAACTGCTCCAGTCACCTGGGCTAAACCTATTGCATTGTTTAACGGAAAAGATCTGACCGGATGGAAAGCTATGGGCGAAAACCAGTGGGTCGTTAAAAATGGGGTATTAACCAGTCCGCACTCAGGTGCAAATCTGATCTCGGACCAGAAATTTACAGACTTTAAATTACACGTAGAATTTAAGTATCAAAAAGGCAGTAACAGTGGCGTGTATTTAAGAGGACGCTATGAAGTGCAGATTGAAGATAGTCCTAAAGATGCACATCCTTCAAGCGTGTTGTTTAGTGGAGTTTATGGTTTTCTGCCACCCAATCAAATTGCTGCGTTAGGGCCAGACCAGTGGCAGACTTATGATATCACGCTAATCGGACGTATGGTTACTGTGGTCGCGAACGGAAAAACAATCATCAGTAACCAGGAAATTCCGGGAATTACAGGCGGTGCCCTTGACAGTAAAGAAGGGGAGCCAGGGCCAATTTATTTTCAGGGAGACCATGGGCCGATTGAATTTAGAAAAATTATAATTACCCCAATCAAATAG
- a CDS encoding protease, whose amino-acid sequence MKSIIPLLSAAVIAFSSCSHQTSTSSARKVKEDAATNKAWKRPVGKSIYAVLQIKNTIKVGDSVKLKFTVYNPTDSVQQFCKWHTPFEPLISKYLDVKEANGEEANYQGAMAKRMMPPPASSYQKVNPGDSLSIEVDLLKGYAVKKPGKYAITYNGEGMSGLAVKDSVVFNYVKP is encoded by the coding sequence ATGAAATCAATTATTCCTTTATTATCTGCTGCAGTTATTGCATTTTCATCCTGTAGCCATCAGACATCGACCTCTTCAGCCAGGAAAGTTAAAGAAGATGCGGCAACCAACAAAGCATGGAAAAGACCAGTTGGCAAAAGTATTTATGCTGTGCTGCAAATTAAAAATACCATTAAAGTTGGTGACTCCGTGAAACTGAAATTTACTGTTTACAACCCTACAGACAGTGTACAGCAGTTTTGTAAATGGCACACTCCATTTGAACCTTTAATCAGTAAATACCTTGATGTTAAAGAAGCAAATGGTGAAGAAGCAAATTACCAGGGTGCGATGGCTAAAAGAATGATGCCGCCACCAGCCAGCAGTTATCAAAAAGTAAACCCAGGAGATAGTCTTTCAATCGAAGTTGACTTGCTTAAAGGTTATGCAGTTAAAAAACCAGGAAAGTATGCGATTACCTATAATGGAGAAGGAATGAGTGGGCTTGCGGTTAAAGACAGCGTTGTTTTTAATTACGTTAAACCTTAA
- a CDS encoding glycosyl hydrolase family 18 protein produces the protein MKTKKHLRLMLMPALLLLCMASCKKKEAESAIPDNQMNANNTSVNAVSAANFKVIGYVPSWAGEVNQIQYSKLTHINYAFILPTASGGFQPLENPSKLQSLVATAHANNVKVLVSVGGWNNGDDSAFESFASSASGRTTFTNNVINLVNQYNLDGIDIDWEYPDAGNSGNNYTALMQQLSTAMHNKGKLLTAAVVSYNGPGVQNAVFAAVDFLNIMAYDEGGANHSTSALAVQSLNYWIGRGLPASKANLGLPFYGRSANEYVDYKTILSRGGSANSDSYAGIGYNGIPTIKSKTNLAFDKAGGVMIWELSQDATGANSLLSAINQVVVSRAGNPGGSIPIGSTVTLKGINGRYVSGEEGATAMTCNRTAASPVETFTVVDAGGGKISLRSKGKYVSSENGTQAITCSRATAGDWEKFDWVANADGTVSFRGNNGKYISSENGTQAMTCNRETISGWEAFGINK, from the coding sequence ATGAAAACAAAAAAACATTTAAGATTAATGCTAATGCCTGCATTGCTATTGTTATGCATGGCATCCTGTAAAAAGAAAGAGGCAGAGTCAGCAATTCCTGATAATCAGATGAATGCAAACAATACATCGGTTAATGCCGTTTCTGCAGCTAACTTTAAAGTAATTGGCTACGTACCCTCATGGGCCGGTGAAGTTAATCAAATCCAGTACAGCAAGTTAACGCATATCAATTATGCTTTTATTCTTCCTACCGCTTCGGGTGGGTTCCAACCTTTAGAAAACCCTTCCAAACTTCAAAGTCTGGTGGCTACAGCGCATGCTAACAATGTAAAAGTATTAGTCTCAGTTGGCGGGTGGAATAATGGGGATGACAGTGCGTTTGAGTCCTTTGCATCGAGCGCATCAGGCCGGACCACATTTACCAACAATGTAATCAATTTGGTGAATCAGTATAACCTGGATGGGATCGATATTGACTGGGAATATCCTGATGCAGGAAATTCAGGCAATAATTATACTGCTTTAATGCAGCAGTTAAGTACCGCAATGCACAACAAAGGAAAATTATTGACCGCAGCTGTAGTTTCTTACAATGGCCCTGGTGTTCAAAATGCAGTATTTGCTGCGGTAGATTTCTTAAATATCATGGCTTATGATGAAGGTGGGGCTAATCACTCTACATCTGCACTTGCTGTGCAATCTTTAAACTACTGGATAGGCAGAGGGCTTCCTGCAAGCAAAGCTAATTTAGGGCTTCCGTTTTATGGTCGTTCTGCGAATGAGTATGTGGATTACAAAACTATCTTATCAAGAGGCGGAAGTGCAAATTCAGATTCTTATGCAGGAATCGGATACAATGGTATCCCTACGATCAAGAGCAAAACCAATCTTGCCTTTGATAAAGCTGGCGGTGTGATGATCTGGGAGCTATCGCAGGATGCTACTGGTGCAAATTCACTATTATCAGCAATTAACCAGGTCGTAGTTTCCAGAGCAGGTAATCCAGGCGGGTCTATTCCAATCGGAAGTACAGTAACGTTAAAAGGGATCAATGGCCGTTATGTGAGTGGTGAAGAGGGCGCTACAGCAATGACTTGTAACCGCACTGCAGCATCACCTGTGGAGACTTTTACAGTAGTTGATGCCGGAGGTGGTAAAATCTCGTTAAGAAGTAAAGGCAAATATGTTTCTTCTGAAAATGGAACGCAGGCTATTACTTGCAGCCGCGCTACAGCTGGTGACTGGGAGAAATTTGACTGGGTAGCCAATGCAGATGGAACAGTATCTTTCAGAGGAAATAACGGAAAATACATTTCAAGCGAAAATGGTACGCAAGCAATGACTTGTAACCGTGAAACGATTTCAGGCTGGGAAGCTTTTGGTATCAATAAGTAA
- a CDS encoding DUF4249 family protein, protein MTYSNHYRKIKPGAVFLIGILSLTILTSCEKTIDLNLDNVKPVIVIDGGVNDLNEVQVVRISTTYSFTEANKFNGLAGAKVVLTGSDGTIVNYTEKTTGIYNSPKFKGKPGTTYKLTVNVQGQTYTAISTMPQKVILNLLTFKEFTVVDKTRKYVAIIYDDPPGVDNWYHSIVRFKGKVKFDVATDDRFNNGNKVNDVIFYDLSKDMVPGDTVAVEFQCVDKAVHRYFFSLGQNLSETQPVSPANPPSNFDNNALGVFSAYTTSSRKALFR, encoded by the coding sequence ATGACGTATTCAAACCACTACAGAAAAATTAAGCCCGGAGCAGTGTTCCTGATCGGGATATTATCGTTGACTATATTGACAAGCTGCGAGAAAACAATTGACCTGAACCTGGATAATGTAAAGCCAGTCATTGTGATTGATGGCGGCGTAAATGACCTCAATGAAGTTCAGGTAGTCAGGATTTCTACTACCTATTCTTTTACCGAAGCAAATAAATTCAACGGGCTTGCCGGCGCAAAAGTTGTACTGACCGGCAGCGATGGTACAATCGTTAATTATACGGAGAAAACTACCGGAATTTATAACAGTCCTAAATTCAAAGGAAAGCCTGGAACTACTTATAAGCTGACTGTCAATGTACAAGGACAAACCTATACTGCAATCTCTACCATGCCGCAAAAAGTAATCCTGAACCTGTTAACTTTTAAAGAGTTTACAGTGGTCGATAAAACCAGGAAATACGTGGCCATTATTTATGATGATCCACCTGGCGTAGACAACTGGTATCACTCTATTGTGCGGTTCAAAGGAAAAGTGAAATTCGATGTCGCGACAGACGATCGTTTCAACAATGGCAATAAAGTTAATGATGTGATCTTTTATGACCTCAGCAAGGATATGGTTCCCGGTGATACTGTTGCTGTAGAGTTTCAATGTGTCGATAAGGCAGTCCACAGGTACTTTTTTAGCCTGGGTCAGAATTTATCCGAAACCCAGCCTGTTTCGCCAGCCAACCCGCCTTCAAACTTTGATAACAATGCCCTGGGTGTTTTCAGTGCTTATACGACAAGTTCGCGTAAAGCGCTGTTCAGGTAA
- a CDS encoding TonB-dependent receptor, which produces MRSTYRNLLLLLLLTQFQFSFAQVKKTITGNITDGKTGETLIGASVKITGGTTAVAMTNGYGFYAVSTLQGEHDISVSFIGYKTITKHLSLSQNTRLDFILEPGNQLDEVVISSAAIDENITSPQMGLQKMSSNEIRSLPMLLGERDVMKALQLLPGIKLAGEGNSGFYVRGGATDQNLILLDEAPVYNASHLLGFFSTFNPDAIKDVTVYKEGMPAQYGGRLSSVIDIKMNEGNSKETTIEGGIGLIASRLKVEGPIVKDKGSYMISGRRTYLDAFFKLSPNKSISKNALYFYDLNAKANYKLDEKNTLFLSGYFGRDKLNLVNIFGFDWGNATVTMRWNHLYSPKLFSNTSLIYSHYSYEINNLMEDANFEVNSFIRDFNLKQDFQYSISNKHQLKFGLNAIHHTIAPGKMTATNASSVNPITYENRKGLELATYLTDEWSVSDKFKMSYGLRVSGFSVMGPGNFKTYDADGNLTETHTYSAGQSVKNYLNLEPRFSASYKLNSNSSIKAAYTRNTQNIHLMSNSMSTSPTDLYIMNSNNVRPEIADQVSTGYFRNFKDNQYEFSAEIYYKSMQHQIEYRSGADLREKDNVEADLLYGDGRAYGIELFFKKRFGKFNGWIGYTYSKTERQFDALNEGRWFNAKQDRTHDVSLVGIYKAGPRWTFSTVFVYNTGNAVTYPSGKYQVNGRTAFYYADKNGYRTPAYHRLDVSATLEGKPGKEYQSSWTFGIYNLYNRQNAFAINFKDDPDNAAKTQAVSTTLFGIIPSVTWNFKF; this is translated from the coding sequence ATGCGATCTACCTATCGAAATTTACTATTGCTTTTACTCCTCACTCAATTCCAGTTTTCATTTGCCCAGGTCAAAAAGACCATTACCGGAAATATAACTGACGGGAAAACAGGAGAAACCTTAATTGGTGCCAGCGTGAAAATAACCGGTGGCACAACCGCCGTAGCCATGACCAATGGCTACGGCTTTTATGCTGTTAGCACTTTACAGGGCGAGCATGATATTTCTGTAAGCTTTATCGGCTACAAAACAATCACAAAACATCTCAGTTTATCACAAAACACACGGCTGGATTTTATATTGGAACCTGGTAATCAGTTGGATGAAGTAGTCATTTCCAGTGCAGCTATTGATGAGAACATTACCAGCCCTCAAATGGGACTGCAGAAAATGAGCAGTAATGAAATACGGAGCCTCCCAATGCTGCTTGGCGAAAGAGATGTGATGAAGGCGCTGCAACTGCTGCCAGGTATTAAATTAGCAGGTGAGGGGAACAGCGGTTTTTATGTCAGAGGAGGGGCGACCGATCAAAATCTGATCCTGCTTGACGAAGCCCCTGTTTACAATGCTTCCCATCTGCTCGGCTTTTTCTCCACCTTTAACCCCGATGCCATCAAAGACGTTACCGTCTACAAAGAAGGGATGCCCGCGCAATATGGTGGAAGATTATCCTCGGTTATAGATATCAAAATGAACGAAGGCAATAGTAAAGAAACCACCATAGAAGGAGGTATCGGCCTCATTGCGTCCCGGCTCAAAGTAGAAGGGCCAATAGTCAAAGACAAAGGGTCCTACATGATCAGTGGCAGGAGAACCTATCTGGATGCTTTTTTTAAATTATCCCCCAATAAATCCATCAGTAAAAATGCACTGTACTTCTACGATCTGAATGCGAAAGCCAATTACAAACTGGATGAAAAAAATACCCTTTTCCTCTCTGGTTACTTTGGAAGAGATAAACTGAACCTTGTCAATATCTTTGGCTTTGATTGGGGCAATGCAACGGTAACTATGCGCTGGAACCATCTTTACAGCCCCAAACTGTTTTCCAATACTTCCCTTATCTACAGCCATTATAGCTATGAAATCAATAACCTGATGGAAGACGCCAATTTTGAAGTCAATTCATTCATCAGAGACTTCAACTTAAAGCAAGACTTCCAGTACAGTATCAGCAATAAACACCAATTGAAATTTGGCCTTAATGCCATTCACCATACCATTGCCCCCGGTAAGATGACTGCCACCAACGCATCCAGCGTTAACCCCATTACTTACGAAAACCGTAAAGGACTTGAACTCGCCACTTATCTGACGGATGAATGGAGTGTGAGCGATAAGTTTAAAATGAGCTATGGATTACGGGTAAGTGGCTTCTCGGTAATGGGGCCGGGGAATTTCAAAACCTATGATGCCGATGGTAATCTCACAGAAACCCACACCTATAGTGCTGGTCAGTCTGTGAAAAACTATCTCAACCTGGAACCCCGGTTTTCGGCCAGCTATAAACTAAACAGTAACAGTTCCATTAAAGCTGCTTATACCCGGAATACGCAGAACATCCATCTGATGTCTAATTCGATGTCGACCTCTCCAACAGATTTATACATAATGAACAGCAATAATGTGCGGCCGGAAATTGCAGATCAGGTTTCTACAGGTTACTTCAGGAATTTCAAGGATAATCAATATGAATTCTCTGCAGAAATCTATTATAAATCAATGCAGCATCAAATCGAATACCGGAGTGGTGCAGATTTGCGTGAAAAAGATAATGTAGAAGCTGATTTGCTTTATGGCGATGGCAGGGCCTATGGTATAGAACTGTTTTTTAAGAAGAGATTTGGCAAATTCAACGGCTGGATAGGCTATACTTATTCTAAAACCGAAAGACAATTTGATGCGCTGAACGAAGGCCGGTGGTTTAATGCCAAACAAGACCGGACACACGATGTTTCTTTAGTTGGGATTTACAAAGCGGGCCCCCGCTGGACATTTTCTACCGTATTTGTATATAATACAGGAAATGCAGTAACTTATCCGAGCGGTAAATATCAGGTTAACGGTAGAACAGCTTTCTATTATGCAGATAAAAACGGTTACCGTACCCCAGCTTATCACCGTCTTGATGTTTCAGCAACACTGGAGGGGAAACCGGGTAAAGAATATCAATCCAGCTGGACATTTGGTATTTATAACCTATACAATAGACAGAACGCTTTTGCAATAAATTTTAAGGATGATCCGGATAATGCTGCTAAAACACAGGCCGTGAGCACAACCTTATTTGGAATTATCCCTTCCGTAACCTGGAACTTTAAATTCTAG
- a CDS encoding undecaprenyl-phosphate glucose phosphotransferase translates to MQTRYLYLLRYVLPVTDLLMLNLVYFTAYDLSIYMGKNVSYELLHHYVIVCNLIWVFNALFFGMYTEYGARRLERIYRSTWRSVLMHAVLFSAYLLLEKNIDFSKTFIAVFYFLLSSAFILNRFVGTSLQFVLINKFHVTKKVAVMGGNPTGNRLASYLTKQNNVDFYGIIAERDEDFYSDKTGLISDFAIAEMKAAAAGGVKDLYVSVPPERMSKMHSLVREADKQCLRLKFIPDIAGSLDAPYTMSYMGDEFPIITLRNEPLELMGNRFKKRTFDIIFSGLVILFILSWLYPIIALLIKIQSKGPVLFKQLRSGRNDEPFWCLKFRSMRMNSTSDKKQATKNDDRITPIGKFLRKTSLDELPQFFNVFAGSMTVVGPRPHMLSHTEEYRAIISEFMVRHFMKPGITGWAQVNGFRGETKAPGSMEKRVKHDIWYLENWTAMLDVKILFMTIINVIHGEDNAY, encoded by the coding sequence ATGCAAACACGTTATTTATACCTTTTAAGGTATGTTTTACCCGTCACTGACCTGTTAATGCTTAATCTGGTTTACTTTACTGCCTATGATTTAAGTATTTACATGGGAAAAAATGTTTCCTATGAATTATTGCATCATTATGTGATTGTATGTAATCTGATTTGGGTGTTTAATGCCTTGTTTTTTGGTATGTATACCGAATATGGGGCGAGGCGCCTGGAGCGTATTTACAGAAGTACCTGGAGAAGTGTATTGATGCACGCTGTTTTATTCTCGGCTTATCTGTTATTGGAAAAGAATATAGACTTTTCAAAAACCTTCATTGCGGTCTTTTATTTCCTGCTTTCCAGTGCATTTATACTAAATCGTTTTGTAGGTACATCTTTGCAATTTGTGCTGATTAATAAATTCCATGTCACTAAAAAGGTGGCTGTAATGGGAGGGAATCCCACTGGGAACCGCCTGGCTAGCTATCTGACCAAGCAAAATAACGTAGATTTTTATGGGATTATCGCAGAGCGCGATGAAGACTTTTACAGCGATAAAACAGGGCTGATTTCTGACTTTGCCATTGCTGAGATGAAAGCCGCTGCAGCCGGAGGGGTCAAAGATTTATACGTCTCTGTTCCACCCGAGAGAATGTCAAAAATGCATTCCCTGGTTAGAGAGGCAGATAAACAATGTCTGCGTCTGAAATTTATTCCTGATATCGCAGGATCTTTAGATGCACCGTATACCATGAGTTATATGGGTGATGAATTTCCGATTATTACCCTGCGTAACGAACCACTGGAATTGATGGGCAACCGGTTCAAGAAACGGACTTTTGATATTATCTTCAGCGGACTGGTTATCTTATTTATTCTGAGTTGGTTATATCCAATCATCGCTTTGCTGATCAAAATTCAAAGTAAAGGGCCTGTACTGTTTAAGCAACTGCGCAGTGGTAGAAATGATGAACCATTCTGGTGTCTGAAATTCAGAAGTATGCGGATGAACAGTACCAGTGATAAAAAACAAGCAACCAAGAACGATGACCGCATTACCCCGATTGGTAAATTCCTGCGCAAAACGAGTCTGGATGAACTCCCGCAATTCTTTAATGTATTTGCCGGCAGTATGACTGTTGTAGGGCCAAGACCACATATGTTAAGCCATACAGAAGAATACAGGGCAATTATCAGTGAATTCATGGTGCGCCATTTTATGAAACCAGGAATTACCGGATGGGCCCAGGTCAACGGCTTCCGTGGAGAAACCAAAGCGCCGGGTTCTATGGAGAAACGTGTCAAACACGATATCTGGTACCTGGAAAACTGGACGGCTATGCTGGATGTGAAGATTCTCTTTATGACTATTATCAACGTAATTCATGGCGAGGATAACGCCTATTAA
- the rfbA gene encoding glucose-1-phosphate thymidylyltransferase RfbA, whose translation MKGIILAGGSGTRLHPLTLVMSKQMMPVYDKPMIYYPLSTLMLAGITEVLIISTPHDLPNFEKLLGDGSRLGCKFSYAVQAEPNGLAQAFVIGADFIGKDKVALVLGDNIFHGEGMSKLLQASADPDGGVVFAYQVSDPERYGVVEFDEDKKAVSIEEKPVQPKSDYAVPGLYFYDNSVVEIAKNIKPSPRGEYEITDVNKVYLEQGKLKVGVLSRGTAWLDTGTFNSLMQAGQFVQVIEERQGQKIGAIEEVAYRMGFIDEAQLTAIATPLVKSGYGQYLLKLIK comes from the coding sequence ATGAAAGGAATAATCCTGGCAGGAGGAAGCGGGACACGTTTGCATCCCCTCACGCTTGTAATGAGTAAACAAATGATGCCGGTTTATGATAAACCGATGATTTATTATCCATTGTCCACTTTAATGCTGGCTGGAATCACAGAGGTGCTGATTATCTCTACACCTCACGATCTGCCGAACTTTGAAAAATTGCTGGGTGACGGAAGCCGTTTAGGCTGTAAATTTTCTTATGCCGTTCAAGCGGAGCCGAATGGACTGGCGCAAGCCTTTGTGATTGGCGCTGATTTTATTGGGAAAGATAAAGTTGCGCTGGTTTTGGGTGATAATATTTTTCATGGAGAAGGGATGTCCAAATTATTGCAGGCAAGTGCGGATCCTGATGGGGGTGTTGTTTTTGCTTACCAGGTTTCTGATCCGGAACGTTATGGTGTTGTGGAATTTGATGAAGATAAAAAAGCGGTTTCTATCGAAGAAAAGCCAGTTCAGCCTAAGTCTGATTACGCAGTTCCGGGTTTGTATTTTTATGACAATAGTGTAGTAGAAATTGCGAAAAATATCAAGCCTTCTCCGCGTGGCGAATATGAAATCACTGATGTGAACAAAGTTTACCTGGAGCAGGGTAAATTGAAAGTTGGTGTGCTTAGCAGGGGGACAGCTTGGTTGGACACAGGTACTTTTAATTCTCTGATGCAAGCAGGGCAGTTTGTTCAGGTCATTGAAGAACGTCAGGGACAGAAAATAGGGGCGATTGAAGAAGTGGCTTACCGGATGGGCTTTATAGATGAAGCGCAGTTAACAGCTATAGCTACTCCATTAGTCAAAAGTGGTTATGGACAATATCTGCTGAAACTTATAAAGTAA
- the rfbD gene encoding dTDP-4-dehydrorhamnose reductase — translation MDILVLGASGQLGSCIKKVASQKQLASISFPDETAGNILDYIALEKLFVAEQPKFVINCAAYTAVDKAEDDVELCGQINRDGAKNIALLCQAYHAVMVHVSTDFVFGGQSVNLLKEEDIAEPINIYGVTKLAGEKDIAAVLSAHYILRTSWLYSEYGNNFVKTMLKLGAEREELNIIADQIGTPTYAIDLANAILAIIESGKTAYGVYHYSNEGVTSWYDFAQGIFELSHTKVRLFPIPTSKYPTKAVRPKFSVMDKTKIKETFDLEIPYWRDSLLACINQLALINVPQN, via the coding sequence ATGGATATATTAGTATTAGGTGCATCTGGTCAGCTGGGTAGCTGTATCAAAAAAGTAGCTTCACAAAAACAACTGGCTTCTATTTCTTTTCCTGATGAAACAGCGGGAAATATACTGGACTATATAGCGCTTGAAAAATTATTTGTTGCAGAACAACCAAAATTTGTCATTAACTGTGCGGCTTATACAGCTGTAGATAAAGCAGAAGATGATGTTGAACTTTGCGGGCAAATTAACAGAGATGGTGCAAAAAACATTGCGCTGCTTTGCCAGGCATACCATGCAGTAATGGTTCATGTTTCTACAGATTTCGTTTTTGGTGGTCAAAGTGTTAACCTGTTGAAAGAAGAAGATATTGCCGAGCCAATTAATATTTATGGCGTTACCAAGCTGGCAGGTGAAAAAGATATCGCAGCTGTTTTATCAGCTCATTATATTCTGCGTACCAGCTGGTTATACTCTGAGTATGGAAATAATTTCGTAAAAACCATGCTGAAATTGGGTGCAGAAAGAGAGGAGCTGAACATTATAGCCGACCAGATTGGTACGCCAACTTATGCAATCGATCTGGCGAATGCAATTCTGGCCATCATTGAATCAGGGAAAACGGCTTATGGGGTTTATCACTACAGCAATGAGGGGGTAACTTCCTGGTACGATTTTGCGCAGGGTATTTTCGAATTGAGCCATACCAAAGTGAGATTATTCCCTATTCCGACTTCTAAGTATCCGACAAAAGCAGTAAGGCCAAAATTTTCCGTGATGGATAAAACTAAAATCAAAGAGACTTTTGATTTGGAAATCCCTTACTGGAGAGATAGTCTGTTAGCTTGTATCAATCAATTGGCATTAATTAACGTACCTCAAAATTAA
- the rfbB gene encoding dTDP-glucose 4,6-dehydratase, with amino-acid sequence MTKKILITGGAGFIGSHVVRRFVKNYPDYQIVNLDKLTYAGNLLNLTDVEDAPNYRFVKGDIVDAAFITELFRTEQFDAVVHLAAESHVDRSIANPMEFVMTNVIGTVNLLNAAKEHWKGDYAQKRFYHVSTDEVYGALGETGMFTETTAYDPHSPYSASKASSDHFVRAYHDTYGLDAVISNCSNNYGSHHFPEKLIPLAINNIKNNKAVPVYGKGENVRDWLWVEDHARAIDVIFHQAKAGETYNIGGHNEWKNIDLIKLLCKIMDQKLGRSSGTSEQLITYVTDRAGHDLRYAIDSSKLQEKLDWVPSLQFEEGLAKTVDWYLENEQWLDDVTSSNYQSYYETQYAER; translated from the coding sequence ATGACTAAGAAAATTTTAATTACCGGTGGTGCCGGGTTTATCGGTTCCCATGTAGTGCGCAGGTTCGTGAAGAACTATCCTGATTACCAGATTGTAAACCTTGATAAATTGACTTATGCAGGGAATCTTTTAAACCTGACTGATGTAGAGGATGCGCCAAATTACAGGTTTGTAAAAGGTGATATTGTGGATGCTGCATTTATAACTGAACTATTCCGTACGGAGCAATTTGATGCCGTTGTTCATTTGGCTGCTGAATCACATGTTGACCGCTCTATCGCTAATCCGATGGAATTTGTAATGACAAATGTGATTGGTACGGTTAATCTTTTGAATGCAGCAAAAGAGCATTGGAAAGGTGACTATGCGCAGAAGCGTTTTTACCACGTATCTACAGACGAAGTTTATGGAGCGCTCGGTGAAACGGGGATGTTTACAGAAACTACTGCTTATGATCCGCATAGCCCGTATTCTGCATCTAAAGCGAGTTCTGATCATTTTGTGCGTGCTTACCATGATACTTATGGTCTGGATGCCGTGATTTCCAACTGTTCAAATAACTATGGTTCTCATCATTTTCCGGAAAAATTGATTCCGCTGGCGATTAATAATATTAAAAATAATAAGGCAGTCCCTGTATATGGTAAAGGTGAAAATGTAAGAGACTGGCTTTGGGTAGAAGATCATGCCCGTGCTATTGACGTTATTTTCCATCAAGCCAAAGCAGGTGAAACTTACAATATCGGCGGTCATAATGAGTGGAAAAATATTGACCTGATTAAATTGCTTTGCAAGATTATGGATCAGAAACTTGGGCGTTCATCCGGTACATCCGAACAATTGATTACTTATGTAACCGATCGCGCAGGTCATGATTTAAGATATGCAATTGATTCGTCAAAACTTCAGGAGAAATTAGACTGGGTCCCGAGTCTTCAGTTTGAAGAGGGGCTGGCTAAAACAGTTGATTGGTATCTTGAAAATGAACAATGGCTGGATGATGTGACTTCATCAAATTATCAGTCTTATTATGAAACTCAATACGCAGAAAGATAA